From Chloroflexota bacterium, one genomic window encodes:
- the galE gene encoding UDP-glucose 4-epimerase GalE: MTESQSSTVLVTGAAGYIGSVLCEELIDNGYRVIALDNLEQGHPQAVALGATFIEGDLAERESLERVFRTRAPDAVMHLAASSVVSESVAQPARYFKNNVVNSINLLDAMLAHGVKKMVFSSSAAVYGEPVSLPIREQDPERPTNPYGESKLMFEKALQWYNRAYGLKFISLRYFNAAGASRRSGEDHHPETHLIPSVMKVALKQEEHLCLYGTDYDTEDGSCVRDYIHVVDIARAHILALRALEGVRARIYNLGNGEGYSVLQVVKAAREVTGAEVPVLLQPRRPGDPARLVASPELIRSELGWQPRYPALKDIMASAWEWHRKHPYGYSKER; encoded by the coding sequence TTGACTGAAAGCCAGAGCAGCACTGTCCTGGTCACCGGCGCTGCCGGATATATCGGCAGTGTGCTCTGTGAAGAGCTCATAGATAACGGCTACAGGGTTATCGCCCTGGACAACCTGGAGCAGGGCCACCCGCAGGCGGTAGCGCTTGGGGCAACTTTCATAGAGGGAGACCTGGCAGAGAGAGAAAGCCTTGAAAGGGTGTTTCGCACCCGCGCCCCAGACGCGGTGATGCATCTGGCGGCCTCCAGCGTGGTCAGCGAGTCGGTGGCCCAGCCTGCCCGATACTTCAAGAACAATGTGGTCAACAGCATAAACCTGCTGGACGCCATGCTGGCCCACGGGGTGAAGAAGATGGTCTTCTCCTCCTCGGCGGCGGTGTATGGGGAGCCGGTCTCCCTCCCCATCCGGGAGCAGGACCCGGAGCGTCCCACCAATCCCTACGGCGAGTCCAAGCTGATGTTTGAAAAGGCCCTCCAATGGTATAACCGGGCCTACGGGCTGAAGTTCATTTCCCTGCGCTACTTCAACGCCGCCGGGGCCAGCCGCCGCTCCGGGGAGGACCACCACCCTGAGACCCACCTCATCCCCAGCGTAATGAAGGTGGCGCTGAAACAGGAAGAGCACCTCTGTCTCTATGGCACTGACTATGATACTGAGGACGGCAGTTGTGTTCGGGACTACATCCATGTGGTGGACATCGCCCGCGCTCACATCCTGGCCCTGAGGGCCCTGGAAGGGGTGAGGGCCCGCATCTACAACCTGGGCAACGGCGAGGGCTACAGTGTCCTCCAGGTGGTGAAGGCGGCCAGGGAGGTTACCGGCGCCGAGGTCCCGGTCTTGCTCCAGCCCCGCCGCCCCGGCGACCCGGCCAGGCTGGTGGCCAGCCCGGAACTCATCCGCTCCGAGCTGGGCTGGCAGCCCCGATACCCTGCCCTGAAAGACATTATGGCCAGCGCCTGGGAGTGGCACCGGAAACACCCCTATGGCTA